In a single window of the Acetivibrio clariflavus DSM 19732 genome:
- a CDS encoding 3-oxoacyl-ACP synthase III family protein, whose translation MKNSKYIFPELKRKNINRYCEIKSVASYIPEKSIDNEEIIVKYNLPFKSSFITKSIGVESRFIAEDDQSDSDLLALAAEKCLNKANFKVDRLSRIIVNKFYGDNLLPMTASALQRKLNSGTAVHAFDIEGGISSFLHAFDAASRFISTGDESILIASGGINSKMISKTDPRVAFLFGDAAAAILIGHSEQQHILASYFYSNYEFYELATAITPLTLVDKRETMTLEQQMASVYDTYKMGNWKDAEDFYKEAVYTIATNLFLESGLKIKDIDLVLVTENNRKIWELTLEVLGVGEEKSISLIKNHGNTMSAMLPLLLDYGFATGKIQKGMNIMLISHGEGLSGGGIIYKV comes from the coding sequence ATGAAAAACTCAAAATATATTTTTCCGGAGCTAAAAAGGAAAAATATAAATCGCTATTGTGAAATCAAATCTGTAGCATCCTACATACCTGAAAAATCTATCGATAATGAGGAAATTATTGTCAAGTATAATCTGCCCTTCAAATCTTCATTCATTACAAAATCAATTGGAGTTGAGTCAAGATTTATAGCAGAAGATGACCAATCAGATAGTGACCTTCTGGCACTTGCAGCAGAAAAATGTCTAAATAAGGCTAATTTTAAAGTTGACCGTTTATCGAGAATTATTGTGAATAAATTTTATGGAGATAATCTTCTTCCAATGACTGCAAGTGCTTTGCAACGAAAGCTTAACAGCGGCACGGCAGTACATGCCTTTGATATTGAGGGTGGAATATCTTCTTTTCTGCATGCCTTTGATGCTGCTTCCAGGTTTATCAGTACCGGAGATGAAAGTATTCTTATAGCTTCCGGTGGAATAAACAGCAAAATGATCAGCAAAACAGATCCAAGGGTTGCTTTCCTGTTTGGGGATGCAGCAGCGGCAATATTAATCGGGCACTCGGAACAGCAGCATATTCTGGCAAGTTATTTCTATTCGAATTATGAATTTTATGAACTGGCTACAGCTATAACGCCATTGACATTGGTAGATAAGAGGGAGACAATGACACTTGAACAGCAGATGGCTTCTGTTTACGATACATATAAGATGGGGAATTGGAAAGATGCCGAAGATTTTTATAAAGAAGCAGTATATACTATAGCAACAAATTTGTTTCTGGAAAGTGGTCTGAAAATAAAAGATATAGATTTAGTGCTTGTTACTGAGAACAATCGCAAAATATGGGAGCTTACCCTTGAAGTTTTAGGAGTGGGAGAGGAAAAAAGCATTTCCCTTATAAAGAATCACGGCAACACCATGTCGGCCATGTTACCATTACTTTTAGACTATGGATTTGCTACAGGCAAGATACAAAAAGGTATGAATATAATGCTGATATCCCATGGAGAAGGTTTAAGCGGTGGAGGCATTATATATAAAGTTTGA